The Ignatzschineria rhizosphaerae genome contains a region encoding:
- a CDS encoding tape measure protein, translating into MADLGMYIRVSAVGADRAEDALNKVANTADKLERKSGSASGKVDDLGNSLEKTGRKARDAEQYLGLAEKAIKGLVTLQVTRSLLDIGDNYRAMSERVRMATDSLGEFNFVQQRLLQSANTSFRSLAEAQEMFIATSGNLRSMGYSLGQALDITDSLSFAFVRNATSAQRAESAIIQYDKALSKGVMNGEQWRVFSGAVETVAKNIGDVYGKTAQEIDKMGHDGLLTVQMINEGLLRSLNENKVAADSMANTVGDSFVKLNNEFSHLWGNINESLGVTSLFASTVIGIADNLEYALIPVLVAASVVTGRMTSGLITTANSFRKSAFEASRYQVKLAELTGASRVAARSMVATSVAAQGLSSTIAFLGGPVGALTTAVTIATGGWMLFANSTRDAKSEVGQLEQEVMDLTERLKTMNKEKVEGAQIKYSDMFLDLSEKRRGLESDIDAIESQLEGFYRRQRLYAARGVEDASTNNLIARDQKRLALLKEEATYTDDALKIVSDTLELIQERAKTAGGQIIEMGAWARLAKNANEGLNLAGKSLDLYSSMAKKMYEINNNGVEAQLAFERAVGNLDDMDESTYQVFLNWAKIIDQQQLMKANDEELTKILSDVEEQYDNIGKSVQEITRAKLIARAVDLGIDPEQLKELEFWLTAIGNAPNVGGKTSLNYFDDTLKSLNDELISTKALTQDLTLFGDLSQYTAFSEMTMQLNDTKGVLANITASQRELLLYKAQELDSQKQINAILELGRDTTQDLDDLEFEISLYGKSQKEIERLTFFRDLDNEARLISIGMTEDNIAVLNREIEALKERYGLIEMNREHDENSIGKGIESGFQQYIDNIGTMRDSFADATQSVFGNIEGFLVDFAHTGKLNFRDMTTSILQDLSQIMIRIAMMQAVTGMQGWLSGLGLFSGGGSVPISPGIPYQAWTGGLIPEYATGGRVIDFSGGGFTGMGGKFEPKGIVHGGEYVMSKAAVNNLGVGYFEQLHDLAKSGRGFANGGHVGRSSTQMAMMGYMPANHSTPQQQSQPSGDVVVHQTIHYQSSGDGKEDARKAAKEFAESYKTEFKKLLKDEVRDGGMIGPRR; encoded by the coding sequence TGGGAGAATTTAATTTCGTTCAGCAGAGATTACTGCAATCTGCAAATACTTCATTCAGATCTTTAGCTGAAGCTCAAGAGATGTTTATTGCTACATCTGGAAACTTGAGGTCGATGGGGTATTCTCTAGGACAAGCTTTAGATATTACAGACAGTCTCAGCTTTGCCTTTGTCCGTAATGCTACGTCAGCCCAAAGAGCCGAATCTGCGATTATTCAATATGATAAAGCTCTGAGTAAGGGGGTAATGAATGGCGAGCAGTGGCGTGTATTTTCAGGTGCAGTTGAGACTGTGGCGAAAAATATAGGAGATGTTTATGGTAAGACTGCACAAGAAATAGATAAAATGGGGCATGATGGGCTTCTGACTGTTCAAATGATTAACGAAGGACTTCTAAGATCGTTAAATGAAAATAAGGTTGCCGCAGATTCAATGGCAAATACAGTTGGGGATTCCTTTGTTAAGTTGAATAATGAGTTTAGTCACTTATGGGGAAATATTAACGAAAGCCTAGGGGTTACTTCTCTATTTGCATCAACAGTTATCGGTATTGCTGATAATTTGGAGTATGCTTTAATTCCAGTCTTAGTGGCTGCATCAGTGGTAACAGGGAGAATGACTTCAGGGTTGATTACTACTGCAAATTCATTTAGAAAATCAGCATTCGAAGCTAGTAGGTATCAAGTGAAGTTAGCAGAATTAACAGGGGCTTCTCGAGTGGCTGCTAGATCAATGGTAGCAACATCTGTTGCTGCTCAAGGATTATCTTCAACAATTGCATTTTTAGGAGGACCGGTTGGAGCGTTGACAACTGCAGTGACAATAGCTACAGGAGGTTGGATGTTATTTGCAAATAGCACTAGAGATGCAAAATCAGAAGTAGGTCAATTGGAGCAAGAGGTAATGGATCTAACTGAGCGCTTGAAAACGATGAATAAAGAAAAGGTCGAAGGTGCTCAAATAAAATATTCCGACATGTTTTTAGATTTGTCAGAAAAGAGGAGAGGGTTAGAGTCTGATATTGATGCTATTGAGTCGCAATTAGAGGGTTTTTATAGAAGGCAGAGATTATATGCTGCTAGAGGAGTTGAAGATGCCAGCACAAACAATTTGATTGCGAGAGATCAAAAAAGGTTAGCACTACTTAAAGAGGAAGCAACTTATACAGATGATGCCTTAAAAATTGTATCGGATACTTTGGAATTAATTCAGGAAAGAGCTAAAACGGCAGGAGGGCAAATCATTGAGATGGGGGCTTGGGCTAGACTGGCGAAAAATGCTAATGAGGGATTAAACTTAGCAGGAAAGTCTTTAGATCTTTACTCTTCCATGGCTAAGAAAATGTATGAGATTAATAATAATGGGGTTGAGGCTCAGTTAGCTTTTGAGAGGGCTGTTGGTAATTTAGATGATATGGATGAGAGTACATATCAGGTATTTTTAAATTGGGCGAAGATAATTGATCAGCAACAACTCATGAAGGCAAACGATGAAGAGCTTACAAAAATACTTTCAGACGTAGAAGAGCAATATGACAATATAGGCAAAAGCGTGCAGGAGATCACTCGAGCGAAATTGATAGCAAGAGCAGTTGATTTAGGTATTGATCCTGAGCAGCTAAAGGAACTTGAATTTTGGTTGACGGCTATCGGAAATGCTCCAAATGTTGGCGGAAAAACAAGCCTAAACTACTTTGATGATACCCTTAAATCTCTCAATGATGAGCTAATCTCAACTAAAGCATTAACACAAGATCTAACTCTTTTTGGCGATCTTAGTCAATACACGGCATTTTCTGAAATGACTATGCAGTTAAACGATACTAAAGGCGTATTGGCGAATATCACGGCTTCACAAAGAGAATTACTGCTCTATAAAGCTCAAGAGCTAGATTCACAGAAGCAAATCAATGCGATTTTAGAATTAGGGCGTGATACTACTCAAGACCTTGATGATCTAGAGTTTGAAATTAGCTTATATGGCAAGAGCCAAAAAGAGATTGAAAGACTTACGTTTTTTAGAGATTTAGACAATGAAGCACGCTTGATCTCAATCGGCATGACAGAGGATAATATCGCAGTCCTGAATAGAGAGATTGAGGCACTAAAAGAGCGTTACGGCTTAATTGAAATGAACCGTGAGCATGACGAGAATAGTATCGGGAAAGGTATCGAAAGTGGCTTCCAACAATACATCGACAATATCGGCACAATGAGAGATTCATTCGCTGATGCTACGCAGTCGGTATTTGGAAATATTGAAGGCTTCCTCGTTGATTTTGCGCATACTGGAAAGCTTAACTTTAGAGATATGACGACTTCGATTCTGCAAGATTTATCGCAGATTATGATTCGTATAGCTATGATGCAGGCGGTTACAGGCATGCAAGGATGGTTATCTGGCTTAGGCTTATTCTCAGGTGGTGGAAGTGTCCCAATTAGTCCAGGTATTCCTTATCAAGCATGGACAGGCGGACTTATTCCTGAATACGCAACAGGCGGTCGAGTAATTGACTTCTCAGGCGGAGGATTCACAGGAATGGGCGGAAAGTTTGAGCCTAAAGGGATCGTTCACGGTGGCGAATATGTCATGAGTAAAGCGGCCGTTAATAATCTTGGAGTTGGGTATTTTGAACAGCTTCATGATTTAGCGAAAAGCGGACGAGGCTTTGCAAATGGCGGTCATGTTGGCAGATCATCAACGCAAATGGCAATGATGGGATATATGCCGGCAAATCACTCTACACCTCAACAGCAATCACAGCCAAGCGGAGATGTTGTTGTTCATCAAACTATTCATTATCAAAGTAGCGGTGATGGGAAAGAGGATGCGAGAAAAGCTGCTAAAGAGTTTGCAGAGAGTTATAAGACTGAATTTAAAAAGCTTTTAAAAGATGAGGTTCGAGATGGGGGAATGATTGGTCCTCGACGATAA
- a CDS encoding phage tail protein has product MEVFRWCPLRDPEPEIEYDEAVKEVSFGDGYEQVSPDGLNAKRRTFKNFTYSEDADQVLAFFMRHGKSKAFLLDIKGHKATVRFSEAPKESLTTEKLTIEMKEVFR; this is encoded by the coding sequence ATGGAAGTATTTAGATGGTGTCCGCTTAGAGATCCTGAGCCTGAGATTGAATATGATGAAGCAGTGAAAGAAGTGAGTTTTGGAGATGGGTATGAGCAAGTATCCCCTGATGGATTAAATGCCAAAAGGCGAACCTTTAAAAACTTTACCTATTCAGAAGATGCCGACCAAGTGTTGGCTTTTTTTATGCGTCATGGAAAATCAAAGGCTTTTTTGCTGGATATAAAAGGGCATAAGGCAACGGTGCGTTTCAGTGAAGCACCGAAAGAGTCATTAACAACAGAAAAGCTTACAATAGAAATGAAAGAGGTATTTAGATGA
- a CDS encoding phage minor tail protein L: MPVEVELFELDISKISGSTNGIWLFCNEVNELKEPVVWRGKIFIPIPINFEGASKRSAGQSNRPTLTVGNVDGYMTGAIVMYSGLVGAKVTRYRVRANHLDAVNFKEGNPAANPNEYVADSYIINRPESYNKLQATFELALPTETDGASLPNRTILASICPFKYRGTGCGYDGHAIADIDGYALDPHEMDKDQCSKTLYGCQARFGINGQLPFGGFPMADKVAR, encoded by the coding sequence TTGCCAGTAGAAGTTGAATTATTTGAATTAGATATCAGCAAGATCAGCGGATCAACAAATGGTATTTGGCTGTTTTGTAATGAAGTTAATGAATTAAAAGAGCCGGTAGTTTGGCGAGGTAAAATCTTTATTCCTATCCCTATTAATTTCGAGGGTGCATCAAAGCGAAGTGCAGGACAAAGCAATCGCCCAACCTTAACAGTCGGAAATGTAGACGGCTATATGACGGGTGCTATCGTGATGTACAGCGGCTTAGTCGGTGCAAAGGTCACACGTTATCGAGTGCGAGCGAATCATCTTGATGCTGTGAACTTTAAAGAGGGCAATCCAGCCGCTAATCCGAATGAGTACGTTGCAGATAGCTACATCATTAATAGACCTGAATCATACAACAAGCTACAAGCGACCTTTGAGCTTGCTTTACCAACGGAAACGGACGGGGCTTCATTACCCAACCGCACGATCTTAGCGAGTATTTGCCCTTTTAAATATCGTGGCACCGGCTGTGGTTATGACGGTCACGCTATTGCCGATATTGACGGTTACGCATTAGATCCGCATGAGATGGATAAAGATCAATGCTCCAAGACTTTATATGGGTGTCAGGCTAGATTTGGGATTAATGGACAATTGCCGTTTGGAGGGTTTCCGATGGCTGATAAGGTGGCTAGATAA
- a CDS encoding NlpC/P60 family protein, with amino-acid sequence MEKQILEHCKKHGNEEAGGIIKAGFFTPLENVATDKKDFFEFELDDWKGVEAIVHSHPDSNQFLSPMDRKMQINTGLEWQIVHDDKIHKYPCVPLLRGREFEYGKSDCGTLIEDAFSLMGINLGRARRGDMQKDADAGIIIKRLKKVGFKQVKEIQSGDVIVTSSQEEGNHLALFVDDTTVLHHAFNQLSRRIPYNYIIRKRTHSIWRHKNFKPEMIQAVLNDLEASNL; translated from the coding sequence ATGGAAAAACAAATATTAGAACACTGCAAAAAACATGGAAATGAGGAAGCCGGCGGAATTATAAAAGCCGGTTTTTTTACGCCCTTAGAAAATGTGGCCACTGATAAAAAGGACTTCTTCGAGTTTGAATTAGACGATTGGAAAGGTGTAGAGGCAATCGTTCATTCGCACCCGGATAGCAATCAATTTTTATCACCAATGGATCGCAAAATGCAGATTAATACAGGGCTTGAATGGCAGATTGTTCATGATGACAAGATCCATAAATACCCATGCGTTCCGCTACTTCGTGGTCGTGAGTTTGAATATGGCAAGAGCGATTGCGGAACTTTAATTGAAGATGCTTTTAGCTTGATGGGAATTAACTTAGGCAGAGCAAGACGAGGCGATATGCAAAAAGATGCTGATGCTGGAATCATCATCAAGCGTTTAAAGAAAGTCGGATTTAAACAGGTCAAAGAGATTCAATCGGGCGATGTAATCGTTACTTCATCTCAAGAAGAAGGTAATCACTTAGCGTTATTTGTTGATGATACAACCGTGCTTCATCACGCATTTAATCAGCTATCAAGACGTATTCCGTATAACTACATCATTCGCAAAAGAACGCATTCAATTTGGCGACACAAGAACTTTAAGCCCGAAATGATTCAGGCCGTTTTAAATGATTTGGAGGCATCAAACTTATGA
- the gpJ gene encoding TipJ family phage tail tip protein, giving the protein MGGKSGGGARTPVIWANTAHSAQRLKVTDLISSGEIFGFQHGNDEPLKSIYLNGTPIQNADGSLNFGGVRAEYNRGTVDQDYMPSFGSVDKAVEVATQVKKDRPISRTVTNSQATSVRVTVGVDVLMWSTLEGDQWPTTAELHVQLVKNNVIHTSKLFSIYEKGNKPYRQDIVFDDLPEAPFEIRCVREMADSNDDMLRNDTYFFSYVESIDAKMRYPLSAVVGLEIDSEQFGDGIPERTYGIKGCIVQVPSNYDPVTRTYTGLWDRLFKPAWTNNPVWILYDLLTDEVDGFNALNKGIKIDIDNFYSVAKYCDELVDDGNGGKEPRFVCNAVFYGEDAYTAINNLCSSFRAVCGYNGEYLTLYTDRAHDVVRIYNNSMVVDGLFDYAETELSQRYNQVQVQWVDAENGYETTIDEVSDDANIALVERVITLSIVAFGVTKLSYARRAALWALITSLTETVVVSFKVGASGIYHEIYDIIEIVDNDHIGTMLGGRIKAINGSVITLDREVNNALEFSIETKSGPRNFDVKRQISETEYELTLAPEIIESAAFNAILKDVEPRLFRCTNIEENDDGTYTVSAIQHNPQKEAIVDRGAEYIPSKTTVINSVPGLSNGIVNNDGRAIILEWDSLSVIGTENTYRIQLFKDKALYKTFETKETSLGLENLPQGEYIAKIRAVNSSGQHSEELVIAFSTTYIIDGLRAKPIVFGIELRWQLPALITSDASTEIWHSERDDRMTATRLAVVPYPQSNYTFNGLSVGDAYYFWFRLVDRAGNDGEFSYSILGKPSDNSDDILSYLDGKISEKEISKELQDQFDKNIDDAIKESEIVINESIGKLELDNEKLNINIEKINADDVLKDISLMNEGYTRRSQDAVLEVNVADAFAQIKETNTVIVDKTEALAQKDTQLEASINSNKAEIKRVEQVVVDEKQSQAIFKEDVKTKFDENEADATLSLISLSTEGFTRSQQDLMLSANVADAHAQIEETKTVVAKEKEAQAEINTDIKSEIAKNSAQIKINAQTQVDDNKALTKQINDARSEMGNNKAEIEGIKVTVADNEKAQAELEEQVTAKFNENEADATLSLISLATEGVTRSQQDLMLKANVGSAQADIEETKGVIAEAKEAQAEINTTLTSKVNNNEAQIKANAQTQATDKATLTQEINSANSKIGKNEAEINKIKTTQVNDQKAISTLKSETSARFDKNEADQILENISLTTEGYSRASQYSVISVSVAGNSSLIEELSNTFADFDGTMSEQITQLQSKTNDHQAQITENKTTTAKVDGKVNALWTLKVDANGAIGGIMLGSDGKESLFKVAADSFIVSTGNQEKNLFIIQRVNGQDVASLNVTDFIIDGSVSAKKFNAESFEGYTITGVEINAGHFYGGSIAIGGTKNKPNFSVEENGDFYAKNGRFEGTILANKIEGNVGEVLNIPAIRYASLLMWGSRTFIKRFDPVPWERNLQVISSWFINQMEGSFHAGNTFRVSEIRNSSRKVLVESSDERIDIYKQGDFIHIPPNVTFSIEIYQSAPTSYTGGFARSNAVKLVDIRSGVVDVEFEVIE; this is encoded by the coding sequence ATGGGTGGAAAATCAGGAGGAGGCGCAAGAACTCCTGTAATTTGGGCGAATACAGCTCATTCAGCACAGCGATTAAAAGTAACAGATCTCATCAGTAGTGGTGAGATTTTTGGTTTTCAGCATGGCAACGATGAGCCTTTAAAGTCTATTTATCTTAATGGTACACCGATTCAAAATGCTGATGGATCGTTGAATTTTGGTGGGGTAAGAGCGGAATACAATCGGGGAACGGTTGATCAAGATTACATGCCTTCATTTGGTTCAGTAGATAAAGCGGTAGAAGTTGCAACGCAAGTTAAGAAAGATCGCCCAATCTCAAGAACGGTAACCAATAGCCAAGCAACATCCGTAAGAGTAACGGTAGGCGTTGATGTTTTGATGTGGTCAACATTAGAGGGCGACCAGTGGCCCACAACCGCTGAGTTGCACGTTCAACTTGTGAAGAACAATGTTATCCATACCTCTAAGCTATTTTCGATCTATGAAAAGGGTAACAAGCCTTATCGCCAAGATATCGTCTTTGATGATCTGCCAGAAGCGCCATTTGAGATTCGTTGTGTTCGTGAAATGGCAGATTCTAACGATGATATGCTGAGAAACGATACTTACTTCTTTAGCTACGTTGAATCGATTGATGCGAAGATGCGCTATCCATTATCGGCAGTTGTGGGACTTGAGATTGATTCTGAGCAGTTTGGCGATGGTATTCCCGAGAGAACCTATGGTATCAAGGGTTGTATTGTTCAGGTTCCAAGTAATTATGATCCAGTCACTCGCACTTATACCGGTCTTTGGGATCGCTTATTTAAGCCAGCATGGACGAATAACCCTGTATGGATTCTCTACGATCTTTTAACGGATGAAGTTGATGGTTTTAATGCGCTCAATAAGGGTATTAAGATCGATATTGATAACTTCTATAGTGTTGCAAAATACTGTGATGAGTTAGTCGATGATGGGAATGGCGGTAAGGAGCCTAGATTTGTCTGTAATGCTGTTTTTTATGGCGAAGATGCGTATACGGCAATTAACAATCTCTGCTCATCATTTCGTGCAGTTTGCGGCTATAACGGTGAGTATTTAACGCTCTATACTGATCGTGCGCATGATGTCGTGAGGATCTACAATAACTCAATGGTGGTTGATGGGCTTTTTGATTATGCAGAAACTGAGCTTTCACAACGCTATAACCAAGTACAAGTTCAGTGGGTTGATGCGGAGAATGGCTACGAAACAACGATTGATGAGGTATCAGATGATGCCAATATTGCGCTAGTTGAGCGGGTTATTACGCTTTCAATTGTGGCATTTGGCGTAACAAAGCTAAGCTATGCAAGAAGAGCTGCTTTGTGGGCGTTAATCACATCATTAACTGAAACCGTTGTCGTATCATTTAAAGTCGGTGCTTCCGGCATTTATCACGAGATCTATGACATCATTGAGATTGTTGATAATGATCATATTGGCACTATGCTAGGTGGTAGAATTAAAGCCATAAACGGCAGTGTGATTACGCTTGATCGTGAAGTGAATAATGCGCTTGAATTTTCAATTGAAACTAAATCGGGCCCACGAAACTTTGATGTTAAACGTCAAATTTCAGAGACTGAATATGAGTTAACTTTAGCGCCTGAGATTATTGAGAGCGCTGCATTTAACGCCATTTTGAAAGATGTCGAGCCAAGATTATTCAGATGTACGAATATCGAAGAGAACGATGATGGTACTTATACCGTTTCAGCGATTCAACATAATCCTCAGAAAGAAGCAATTGTAGATCGAGGAGCCGAGTATATTCCTTCAAAGACTACGGTTATTAATTCAGTGCCAGGACTATCTAACGGCATTGTGAATAATGATGGCCGAGCGATTATTTTAGAGTGGGATTCGCTATCTGTCATTGGCACCGAGAATACCTATCGTATTCAGCTCTTCAAAGATAAAGCATTATATAAAACTTTCGAGACAAAAGAGACTTCTTTAGGTCTTGAAAATCTCCCACAAGGTGAATATATCGCAAAAATTCGAGCGGTAAATAGCAGTGGCCAACATAGTGAAGAGCTAGTTATTGCGTTTAGCACGACCTATATTATCGATGGATTGCGAGCAAAACCAATCGTCTTTGGCATTGAGTTAAGATGGCAGTTACCGGCATTAATCACGTCTGATGCTTCAACTGAGATTTGGCATTCAGAGAGAGATGATCGAATGACTGCTACGAGATTAGCGGTTGTCCCGTATCCTCAAAGTAACTACACGTTTAATGGCTTATCAGTTGGTGACGCTTATTATTTTTGGTTTAGATTGGTGGATCGTGCCGGCAATGATGGTGAGTTTAGCTATTCGATTTTAGGCAAGCCAAGCGATAATTCAGACGATATTCTCAGCTATCTTGACGGTAAAATCTCAGAGAAAGAGATCAGTAAAGAGCTACAAGATCAATTCGACAAAAACATTGACGATGCGATAAAAGAGTCTGAAATAGTCATTAATGAAAGTATCGGCAAGTTAGAGCTCGATAATGAAAAGCTTAATATCAATATTGAGAAAATCAATGCTGATGATGTCTTGAAAGATATCTCATTAATGAATGAAGGCTACACAAGAAGATCTCAAGATGCAGTTTTAGAAGTAAATGTTGCAGATGCTTTTGCTCAGATCAAAGAAACGAATACGGTTATCGTTGATAAGACTGAAGCATTAGCGCAAAAAGATACCCAATTAGAAGCTTCAATTAATAGCAATAAAGCCGAGATTAAACGAGTAGAGCAAGTTGTTGTCGATGAAAAGCAGTCACAAGCTATTTTCAAAGAAGATGTTAAAACCAAATTCGATGAAAATGAAGCAGATGCAACTCTCTCACTAATCTCTCTTTCGACCGAAGGCTTTACTCGATCTCAACAAGATCTAATGCTTAGTGCAAATGTTGCTGATGCTCACGCTCAAATTGAAGAGACTAAAACGGTTGTCGCAAAGGAAAAAGAAGCTCAGGCGGAGATTAATACTGATATCAAATCAGAGATAGCGAAAAACTCTGCTCAAATCAAGATTAATGCTCAAACACAGGTTGATGATAATAAAGCTTTAACCAAGCAAATCAATGATGCAAGATCTGAAATGGGCAATAATAAAGCTGAGATTGAAGGGATTAAAGTAACTGTCGCTGACAATGAAAAGGCTCAAGCTGAACTAGAAGAACAAGTAACTGCTAAGTTTAATGAGAATGAAGCAGACGCTACTTTGTCGCTGATTTCATTAGCAACGGAAGGCGTTACACGCTCTCAGCAAGATTTGATGTTAAAAGCAAACGTTGGCAGCGCTCAGGCTGATATCGAAGAGACCAAAGGAGTAATCGCAGAAGCTAAGGAGGCTCAAGCAGAAATCAACACAACATTAACATCGAAAGTTAATAACAACGAAGCTCAGATCAAAGCCAATGCTCAAACTCAAGCTACTGATAAAGCGACATTGACTCAGGAAATCAACTCCGCTAACTCTAAAATCGGTAAAAATGAAGCTGAAATCAATAAAATCAAAACTACCCAAGTTAATGACCAAAAAGCAATATCAACGCTTAAATCAGAAACTAGTGCAAGATTTGATAAGAATGAAGCGGATCAGATTTTAGAGAATATCAGTTTAACGACTGAGGGGTATTCGAGAGCAAGTCAATATTCAGTGATTAGCGTAAGCGTTGCAGGTAACTCATCATTAATCGAAGAGCTTAGTAATACATTTGCTGATTTTGATGGAACGATGAGCGAGCAGATCACTCAATTGCAAAGCAAGACGAATGATCATCAAGCGCAGATTACAGAGAACAAAACTACAACAGCAAAAGTAGATGGAAAGGTTAATGCGCTTTGGACGCTTAAAGTTGACGCTAATGGCGCTATTGGTGGAATTATGCTTGGCTCAGATGGTAAGGAAAGCTTATTTAAGGTCGCAGCGGATAGCTTTATCGTAAGCACTGGCAATCAAGAGAAGAACCTTTTCATTATTCAGAGAGTGAATGGGCAAGATGTTGCATCTCTTAATGTTACTGATTTTATTATTGATGGATCTGTGAGCGCTAAAAAGTTCAATGCAGAATCATTTGAGGGGTATACGATCACTGGTGTTGAAATAAATGCTGGTCATTTTTATGGTGGAAGTATCGCTATTGGTGGTACTAAAAATAAACCTAATTTTAGTGTTGAAGAGAACGGCGATTTTTACGCTAAAAATGGTCGATTTGAAGGAACGATTTTAGCTAATAAAATTGAAGGGAATGTTGGGGAGGTTCTTAATATCCCAGCCATTCGTTATGCATCATTACTGATGTGGGGTAGTAGAACTTTCATTAAAAGGTTTGATCCTGTGCCGTGGGAAAGGAACTTGCAAGTAATATCTTCATGGTTCATTAATCAAATGGAAGGATCTTTCCATGCTGGTAATACATTTAGAGTTTCAGAGATCCGCAATAGCTCAAGAAAGGTATTAGTAGAATCAAGCGATGAAAGAATTGATATCTATAAGCAAGGTGATTTTATTCACATTCCCCCCAATGTCACTTTTTCAATTGAAATTTATCAGTCAGCCCCGACCTCATACACGGGTGGATTTGCAAGAAGTAACGCCGTTAAATTAGTGGATATTAGGTCGGGAGTTGTAGATGTAGAGTTTGAAGTGATTGAGTAA
- a CDS encoding tyrosine-type recombinase/integrase, producing MARRPRSLTNTEILKAKKKDKLYRLYDGDGLCLKITSAGNKIWEYRFKNPDTKKSDTIIIGDFPLTTLAEAREKHSELRKLVMSKQNPKTIHSGVNFIEAFHNWHDKWKEEVAEKTAKEAFHLISTYAFRMIGNMQIDNIETKDIDRVLMKVERSGNLSSLQRVKSYFSRVFQNAAKKGQVKYDPTHLISLSSYKKHVTKNHRSLSIYEIYKLVNYFKHSTAQGVTKRALELIFRNIARAQEVTNLEWDYVNENRGYFDLPASIIKTKKEHIVPLTRQTRNILKLQQNDSNFIFSTNSIDGHISRKTLLKTLATNNIDSSLHGIRHLASTVLNEASSNYRRMFDSDAIEMALAHSDKDNVRETYNKAEYLPQRRIMIQWWSDFIDLCTSRENNALALIWAGIDDAHPENNLNVPLLDIFPLPDGFDTTEKLWLSFKVISSKEVITFNDVIVEFDNLNKPQLLNIITENIKGLSSLEDAKISDINLHKEMKDSIHEFSIMNECFIDENGFVFEAPNPTSGKIIRFA from the coding sequence ATGGCTCGCAGACCTAGATCTTTAACTAATACTGAAATATTAAAAGCTAAGAAAAAGGATAAACTTTATCGCTTATATGATGGCGATGGGCTCTGCCTTAAAATTACATCTGCTGGTAATAAAATTTGGGAGTACAGATTTAAAAATCCTGATACTAAAAAGTCAGACACAATTATTATTGGAGACTTCCCACTAACAACATTAGCCGAAGCTAGAGAGAAGCATAGCGAGCTAAGAAAACTTGTGATGAGCAAACAAAACCCCAAAACAATCCACTCAGGGGTTAATTTTATAGAAGCCTTTCACAATTGGCATGATAAATGGAAAGAGGAAGTTGCGGAGAAAACGGCTAAAGAAGCCTTTCATTTAATAAGCACGTATGCTTTTAGAATGATCGGGAATATGCAAATTGATAACATCGAGACAAAAGATATAGATAGAGTCTTAATGAAAGTAGAAAGAAGCGGTAACCTTTCTTCTTTGCAGCGAGTAAAGTCTTATTTTAGTAGAGTTTTTCAAAATGCAGCTAAAAAAGGACAGGTAAAGTATGATCCAACCCACCTTATCTCATTATCATCTTATAAAAAACATGTAACAAAAAACCACAGATCACTCTCGATCTATGAGATTTACAAACTGGTCAACTACTTTAAACACTCTACAGCGCAAGGTGTTACAAAAAGAGCTCTTGAATTAATTTTTAGAAATATAGCTCGAGCGCAAGAGGTCACTAATCTTGAGTGGGATTATGTTAATGAGAATAGAGGTTATTTTGATCTACCTGCTTCGATAATAAAAACAAAGAAAGAACACATAGTCCCACTAACCAGACAAACTAGAAATATATTAAAACTACAGCAGAATGATAGCAATTTTATCTTCTCTACCAATTCGATAGATGGGCATATTTCCAGAAAAACACTCCTTAAAACTTTAGCGACGAATAATATTGATTCTTCCCTACATGGCATTAGACATTTAGCTTCAACCGTGCTGAATGAAGCTTCTTCTAATTATAGAAGAATGTTTGATTCTGATGCTATTGAGATGGCTCTCGCTCACTCAGATAAAGATAACGTGAGAGAAACATATAATAAAGCTGAATATCTCCCACAGAGAAGGATTATGATTCAGTGGTGGAGTGACTTTATTGACCTATGCACATCAAGAGAAAACAATGCTTTAGCGTTGATATGGGCTGGCATCGATGACGCTCACCCTGAGAATAACCTCAATGTACCTTTGTTAGATATTTTCCCACTACCTGATGGGTTTGATACAACTGAAAAACTATGGCTTAGCTTCAAAGTAATTAGCAGCAAGGAAGTAATAACTTTCAACGACGTCATCGTTGAGTTTGATAACCTAAATAAACCTCAGCTTCTTAATATTATTACTGAGAATATTAAAGGGCTATCCTCATTAGAGGATGCAAAAATATCCGACATCAATCTACATAAAGAAATGAAGGATTCCATACATGAGTTTAGTATTATGAATGAGTGCTTTATAGATGAAAATGGTTTTGTATTTGAAGCGCCAAACCCAACAAGCGGAAAAATAATCAGATTTGCATAA